Proteins encoded in a region of the Corynebacterium genitalium ATCC 33030 genome:
- the lysA gene encoding diaminopimelate decarboxylase, giving the protein MRHNEAGCFNDLPAHVWPRSAQRLDDGTVTIAGVPLPDIAAEYGTPVMVVDEDDFRSRCRDMVRAYGKPENVHYASKAFLTTHIARWVNEEGLSLDVASENELLIALHAGFPAERITVHGNNKPDSFLRRCVREGVGEVVIDSHQELEELERIAGEEGTVQEVFIRVKPGVEAHTHEFIATSHEDQKFGLSLVSGSAYRAAVAASEADNIQLTGLHCHVGSQVFDAEGFKLAAARVLGLYAQIYRELGLELGYLDLGGGYGIAYTNEEQPLAVDDVAKDLLKAVAEKADELGITPPEVIVEPGRAIAGPAAVTVYSVGTVKDVHVTDEATRRYIAVDGGMSDNIRTALYGADYDARVVNRLTDGTPQATRMVGAHCESGDILINNALWPDDIASGDLIALAATGAYCYSMASNYNCFGRPAVVSVKDGVVTPMVRRETVEDILAREVL; this is encoded by the coding sequence ATGCGCCACAATGAGGCCGGGTGTTTCAATGACCTGCCCGCCCATGTGTGGCCACGAAGCGCGCAGCGGCTTGACGACGGTACAGTCACTATCGCCGGCGTGCCGCTGCCGGACATTGCAGCTGAGTACGGCACCCCTGTGATGGTTGTCGACGAGGACGATTTCCGGTCCCGCTGCCGCGACATGGTTCGCGCTTACGGCAAACCGGAGAACGTGCACTACGCCTCCAAGGCATTCCTGACCACTCACATTGCCCGCTGGGTCAACGAGGAGGGACTGTCGCTCGACGTGGCGAGCGAGAACGAGCTTCTCATTGCCCTACACGCGGGATTCCCGGCAGAGCGCATCACCGTGCACGGCAACAACAAGCCCGATTCGTTCCTGCGCCGCTGCGTGCGCGAAGGTGTCGGCGAAGTGGTCATCGACTCCCACCAGGAGCTCGAGGAGCTTGAGCGCATCGCGGGTGAGGAAGGCACGGTGCAGGAGGTGTTCATCCGCGTCAAACCCGGTGTGGAGGCGCATACGCACGAGTTCATCGCCACCAGCCACGAAGACCAGAAGTTCGGTTTGTCGCTGGTATCTGGCTCCGCCTACCGCGCCGCCGTGGCCGCCAGTGAGGCTGACAACATCCAGCTGACCGGTCTGCACTGCCACGTCGGTTCCCAGGTGTTTGACGCAGAGGGCTTCAAGCTCGCCGCCGCGCGTGTACTGGGGCTGTACGCGCAGATCTACCGCGAGCTGGGCCTGGAGCTCGGCTACCTCGACCTCGGCGGCGGTTACGGCATCGCCTACACCAACGAGGAGCAGCCGCTCGCCGTTGATGACGTGGCGAAGGACTTGCTCAAAGCCGTAGCCGAGAAGGCGGACGAGCTTGGCATCACCCCGCCGGAGGTCATTGTGGAGCCGGGTCGCGCCATTGCCGGCCCCGCCGCTGTGACTGTGTACTCGGTGGGCACGGTCAAGGACGTGCACGTGACTGATGAGGCGACGCGCCGCTACATCGCCGTCGACGGCGGTATGAGCGACAACATCCGCACCGCCCTGTACGGCGCGGATTATGACGCACGCGTGGTCAACCGGCTCACCGACGGCACCCCGCAGGCCACGCGCATGGTCGGTGCGCACTGCGAGTCCGGCGACATCCTCATCAACAACGCCCTGTGGCCGGACGACATTGCCTCCGGCGACCTTATCGCGCTCGCCGCGACGGGTGCCTACTGCTACTCCATGGCATCGAACTACAACTGCTTCGGCCGGCCGGCCGTCGTCAGCGTCAAAGATGGCGTAGTCACTCCGATGGTGCGTAGGGAGACGGTAGAGGACATCCTCGCTCGAGAGGTTTTGTAG
- a CDS encoding homoserine dehydrogenase, whose translation MTSQTTHSAEGHNGNYPGKGIGQPVGVAVLGMGTVGTEVLRLISEFSSNLEQRIGGPIDVRGVAVSDLGKRREVLDLFPDIALTDNALELIDRDDIDVVVEVIGGIEYPRQCVLAALKAGKSVVTANKALIAAHADELSDAANEAGVDLYYEAAVAAAIPVVGTLRRSLAGDQIQRISGIVNGTTNYVLDAMASTGMSYDEALAEATRLGYAEADPTADVEGHDAASKAAILASMGFHSRVTYDDVHAEGITNITAEDIEAAKDAGFTIKLLAICERLFDDAGNTTSVAARVHPTLVPNEHPLASVDKSYNAVFVEAEAAGRLMFYGNGAGGAPTASAVLGDLVGAARNKIHGGRAPADNPYAHYPVADFGDVPTRYHIDMSVVDRAGVLADISRRFADAGISISAVRQEEHGDASRLIVVTHMSIERKLAAIVEELATLDDVKVVNSVIRLDADAAE comes from the coding sequence ATGACTTCACAGACCACTCACAGCGCTGAGGGACACAACGGTAATTACCCGGGCAAGGGCATCGGCCAGCCGGTCGGTGTCGCTGTTCTGGGAATGGGCACGGTGGGCACTGAGGTGCTCCGCCTGATTAGCGAGTTCTCCTCCAATTTGGAGCAGCGCATCGGCGGCCCCATTGATGTTCGTGGTGTCGCTGTGTCTGACTTGGGCAAGCGCCGCGAAGTGCTCGATCTCTTCCCGGACATCGCGCTCACGGACAACGCCTTGGAGCTGATCGACCGCGACGACATCGATGTCGTGGTCGAGGTCATTGGCGGCATCGAGTACCCGCGCCAGTGCGTTCTCGCCGCGCTCAAGGCCGGCAAGTCCGTGGTCACTGCGAACAAGGCTCTCATCGCGGCGCACGCCGACGAGCTTTCCGACGCCGCTAATGAGGCCGGTGTTGACCTCTACTACGAAGCAGCCGTTGCCGCCGCAATCCCCGTCGTGGGAACGCTGCGCCGTTCGCTCGCCGGCGACCAGATCCAGCGCATCTCCGGCATTGTCAACGGCACGACCAACTACGTCCTCGACGCGATGGCGTCGACCGGTATGAGCTACGACGAGGCACTGGCGGAAGCCACCCGCCTGGGGTACGCCGAGGCGGACCCGACCGCCGACGTCGAGGGCCACGATGCCGCCTCTAAGGCCGCCATCTTGGCATCGATGGGCTTCCACTCCCGCGTGACCTACGACGACGTGCACGCGGAGGGCATCACCAACATCACTGCCGAGGACATCGAGGCAGCTAAGGACGCCGGCTTCACCATCAAGCTGCTGGCGATCTGCGAGCGGCTTTTCGACGATGCCGGCAACACCACTTCCGTCGCCGCCCGCGTCCACCCGACGCTGGTGCCGAACGAGCACCCACTGGCGAGCGTCGACAAGTCCTACAACGCTGTCTTCGTTGAGGCCGAAGCCGCTGGCCGTCTCATGTTCTACGGTAACGGCGCGGGTGGCGCGCCCACCGCTTCCGCTGTGCTCGGTGACCTTGTCGGCGCTGCCCGCAACAAGATTCACGGCGGCCGCGCCCCGGCGGACAACCCCTACGCTCACTACCCGGTCGCAGACTTCGGCGATGTGCCGACGCGCTACCACATCGACATGTCGGTCGTGGACCGCGCAGGTGTCCTTGCGGATATTTCTCGCCGCTTCGCTGATGCAGGCATTTCCATTTCGGCTGTTCGTCAGGAAGAGCACGGTGATGCGTCGCGCCTGATCGTCGTCACGCACATGTCGATTGAGCGCAAGCTTGCGGCGATCGTCGAAGAACTGGCCACGCTTGACGACGTCAAGGTTGTCAACTCCGTCATCCGCCTCGACGCCGACGCTGCCGAGTAG
- a CDS encoding (Fe-S)-binding protein: protein MRVALFSTCIGDALFPDAHKASALVLSRLGCEVVFPKEQTCCGQMHINTGYQKEVVPIIENYVDAFADDSIDYVVTPSGSCTGAVREQHVRIADRYGSKGLVDGATRAANKTLDLSEFIVDVMGTTDVGAFFPHRVTYHSTCHSRRMIKVGSRPTDLLKNVEGIDFVELDNVEECCGFGGTFAVKNADVSAAMVSDKVRHIKDTEAEYVTAGDSSCLMNIGGAMSRQHSGIRAIHIAEILASTRSHPWTPTSAAYSKEKML, encoded by the coding sequence GTGCGTGTAGCCCTATTTTCCACCTGCATCGGGGACGCCCTGTTCCCCGATGCCCACAAGGCGTCTGCCTTGGTTTTGTCCCGCCTCGGATGCGAAGTCGTCTTCCCGAAAGAGCAGACCTGCTGCGGACAGATGCACATCAATACCGGGTACCAGAAGGAAGTGGTGCCCATTATTGAGAACTACGTTGACGCGTTCGCGGACGATTCGATCGATTACGTTGTCACCCCGTCCGGCTCCTGCACTGGTGCCGTCCGCGAGCAGCACGTGCGCATCGCTGACCGTTACGGTTCCAAGGGGCTTGTCGACGGTGCAACGCGCGCCGCTAACAAGACCTTGGACCTGTCCGAGTTCATCGTGGATGTCATGGGCACCACCGATGTGGGAGCGTTCTTCCCTCACCGCGTGACCTACCACTCCACCTGCCACTCGCGCCGCATGATCAAGGTCGGCAGCCGCCCGACGGATCTGCTGAAGAACGTCGAGGGCATCGACTTCGTCGAGCTGGACAACGTCGAAGAGTGCTGCGGTTTCGGCGGCACCTTCGCGGTGAAGAACGCCGACGTTTCGGCGGCGATGGTCAGCGACAAGGTGCGCCACATTAAGGACACGGAGGCCGAGTACGTCACCGCTGGCGACTCGTCCTGCCTGATGAACATCGGCGGTGCTATGTCCCGCCAGCACTCCGGCATCCGCGCGATCCACATCGCGGAGATTCTCGCATCCACCCGCTCGCACCCGTGGACGCCGACGTCGGCTGCATACTCGAAGGAGAAGATGCTGTGA
- a CDS encoding long-chain fatty-acid--CoA ligase, with amino-acid sequence MLSTMQEVPFSIGRILDFGASVHGGTKVTTWRSGEAEETTFELIGARAAAFAHALEDKLGIDGDQRVGTLMYNCAEHLEVMYSVAAKGSVFVPLNLQLLEDQIAYIINHSEIEVIVADPRLAGKLGRILPSCPTVRAVCFTGLGDIPELDGVEVHAYEALLDGSSTIYTWPSLPENTAAAICYSTATSGAPKGIAYSHRSIWLTATSLRSTDSMGIANGESFLCCIPIYHVLSWSVPFTAFLAGTPLVLPDSDVSAPTLAKLIAGTHPRVAHGVPTLWIQLMVHYLHNPPERMSLTELFVGGSPAPPALIKVWEERYGVDVIHVWGMTETSTVGTVARPPSGVGGERRWAYRISQGRFAPWLEYRVVNEGKIVSRTDRNNGEIQVRGNMVAASYYQPANPEALERAQSFRGKDANDDEEHFTADGWMRTGDVGTVTSDGFMTLYDRSRDVIRSGGEWIYSAQLENLIMEADEVVECAVIGYPDKKWGERPLAVTVLHADVTPSVDLAKKLRKELHQELPTWMAPEYWTFVGSIDKTSVGKFDKVDLRGHLSRDEFDIIALPGPGTRSAESTEQSENTTL; translated from the coding sequence ATGCTCTCCACGATGCAGGAAGTGCCTTTTTCCATCGGACGGATCCTCGACTTTGGAGCGTCCGTGCACGGTGGCACCAAGGTGACCACATGGCGCTCAGGCGAAGCGGAGGAAACGACCTTCGAGCTCATTGGAGCACGCGCCGCTGCGTTCGCGCACGCGTTGGAAGACAAGCTGGGCATTGACGGGGATCAGCGCGTAGGCACGCTGATGTACAACTGCGCTGAGCACCTCGAAGTGATGTACTCCGTTGCCGCGAAAGGCTCGGTGTTCGTGCCGCTCAACCTGCAGCTTCTCGAGGATCAGATCGCCTACATCATCAACCACTCCGAGATAGAAGTCATCGTCGCCGACCCGCGTTTGGCAGGCAAGTTGGGGCGCATTTTGCCGTCGTGCCCGACGGTGCGCGCGGTCTGCTTCACTGGCTTGGGCGACATCCCCGAACTCGACGGGGTCGAGGTGCACGCATACGAGGCGCTTCTCGACGGCTCGTCCACCATCTACACCTGGCCCTCCCTCCCCGAGAACACCGCGGCAGCTATTTGCTATTCGACGGCGACATCCGGCGCCCCGAAAGGCATCGCCTACTCGCACCGTTCTATCTGGCTGACCGCTACCAGTCTTCGGTCGACCGACTCGATGGGGATCGCGAACGGTGAGTCCTTCCTATGCTGCATCCCGATCTACCACGTACTCAGCTGGAGCGTGCCGTTCACCGCGTTCCTGGCCGGCACTCCCCTGGTCTTGCCTGACTCGGACGTGTCCGCGCCGACATTGGCGAAGCTCATCGCCGGCACCCACCCGCGTGTCGCCCACGGCGTGCCCACCCTGTGGATCCAGCTCATGGTCCACTACCTGCACAACCCGCCGGAGCGCATGTCCTTGACTGAGCTCTTCGTGGGCGGCTCCCCTGCCCCGCCCGCGCTGATCAAGGTGTGGGAGGAGCGCTACGGTGTGGACGTCATCCACGTCTGGGGCATGACCGAAACCTCCACTGTGGGCACGGTAGCCCGCCCACCGTCAGGCGTCGGTGGCGAGCGCCGCTGGGCCTACCGCATCTCCCAAGGCCGGTTCGCCCCCTGGCTGGAATACCGAGTGGTCAACGAAGGAAAGATCGTTTCCCGCACCGACCGCAACAACGGTGAAATCCAGGTCCGCGGCAACATGGTCGCCGCCTCCTACTACCAGCCCGCCAACCCGGAGGCGCTCGAGCGGGCACAGTCCTTCCGCGGTAAAGACGCCAACGACGATGAGGAGCACTTTACCGCGGACGGCTGGATGCGCACCGGTGACGTGGGCACGGTGACCTCCGACGGGTTCATGACCCTCTATGACCGTTCCCGCGACGTCATCCGCTCCGGCGGCGAGTGGATCTACTCCGCCCAGTTGGAAAACCTCATCATGGAGGCCGACGAAGTCGTCGAGTGCGCCGTCATCGGCTACCCCGACAAGAAATGGGGCGAGCGCCCCTTGGCCGTGACAGTCCTGCACGCCGACGTGACCCCGTCCGTCGACTTGGCCAAGAAGCTGCGCAAGGAACTCCACCAAGAGCTGCCGACGTGGATGGCGCCGGAGTACTGGACGTTCGTGGGCTCCATCGACAAGACCTCGGTGGGCAAATTCGACAAGGTGGATCTACGCGGCCACCTCTCACGTGACGAATTCGACATTATCGCTCTACCTGGGCCGGGAACCCGCAGTGCCGAAAGTACTGAACAATCCGAAAACACGACCTTATAA
- a CDS encoding glycerol dehydrogenase, with protein MATTPDIFSSPSRYIQGKGAIHELGTHLKKLGDNPLLVSDDTVWGIVEKQLTDGFKEADLPLTRVGFKRFATAKAVDELTEKIKENNHDIIVGVGGGSTIDAAKAAGYLADIKWASVPTAASSDAPTSTLAVIYTEDGAFDEYRFYPKNPDLVLIDTQIVAGAPVEFLIAGIGDALATWVEARAAARGNGTTMNGGHPTRAGGALAKLCWDILWEHSFAAIDSVKAGVVTPALDAVVEANTLLSGLGFESGGLAAAHAIHDGLTAADQTHGLTHGQKVNVGTCAQLIMEGADAEEIEDFIAFTTKVGLPNSLTEVGLSPDDTEELEAVAKAATAEDETIHNMPFPVTPELVVDALVSLESISRRVREDRGLPEPVKYVAEH; from the coding sequence ATGGCTACTACACCGGATATTTTCTCCAGCCCATCCCGCTACATCCAAGGCAAAGGTGCCATCCACGAACTGGGCACCCACCTGAAAAAGCTCGGCGATAACCCGCTGCTCGTCTCTGACGACACGGTGTGGGGCATCGTCGAAAAGCAGCTCACCGACGGCTTCAAAGAAGCAGACCTGCCGCTGACCCGCGTCGGGTTCAAGCGTTTCGCCACCGCCAAGGCGGTCGACGAACTGACCGAAAAGATCAAAGAGAACAATCACGACATCATCGTCGGTGTCGGCGGCGGTTCCACTATCGACGCCGCGAAGGCCGCCGGCTACCTGGCCGACATCAAGTGGGCATCCGTTCCCACCGCCGCATCTTCCGACGCACCGACCTCGACACTGGCCGTGATCTACACCGAGGACGGCGCCTTCGACGAGTACCGCTTCTACCCGAAGAACCCGGACCTCGTTCTCATCGATACCCAGATCGTTGCTGGCGCACCCGTGGAATTCCTCATCGCCGGCATCGGCGACGCACTGGCCACCTGGGTCGAGGCCCGCGCCGCCGCCCGCGGCAACGGCACCACCATGAACGGCGGCCACCCGACCCGCGCTGGTGGCGCATTGGCAAAACTGTGCTGGGACATTCTCTGGGAGCACTCTTTCGCAGCAATCGACTCCGTCAAAGCTGGCGTGGTCACCCCCGCCCTCGACGCAGTCGTCGAAGCCAACACCCTGCTCTCCGGCCTGGGCTTCGAGTCCGGCGGTCTCGCCGCAGCGCACGCCATCCACGACGGCCTGACCGCGGCCGATCAGACCCACGGTCTCACCCACGGCCAGAAGGTCAACGTGGGCACCTGCGCCCAGCTCATCATGGAGGGCGCTGATGCCGAGGAGATCGAGGACTTCATCGCCTTCACCACCAAGGTGGGCCTGCCGAACTCCCTGACCGAAGTCGGCCTCTCCCCCGACGACACCGAAGAGCTCGAGGCAGTGGCCAAGGCCGCCACCGCCGAGGACGAGACCATCCACAACATGCCATTCCCGGTCACCCCAGAACTGGTCGTCGATGCGCTCGTTTCCCTCGAGTCCATCTCCCGTCGCGTCCGCGAGGACCGCGGCCTGCCGGAGCCGGTCAAGTACGTGGCTGAGCACTAA
- the thrB gene encoding homoserine kinase: MSTDLEVGLRARVTVPGSSANLGPGFDTLGLALGIYDTVEVEVTSSGLEVEIFGEGADDLPRDGSHLVVKAIRQALKAADVDAPGLKVTCTNNIPQSRGLGSSASAAVAGVVAANTLAGDVLDTEEIVQISSSFEGHPDNAAASVLGQAVVSWTDIPVDGVSHPVYRAVQLPVHPDIKATALVPSFHASTNAVRKVLPSHVTHTDARFNVSRTAVMTVAVQHHPELLWEGTRDRLHQPYRADVLPVTAEWVNRLRNRGYAAYLSGAGPTAMVLHRDPIDPKIIESAKSDGLRVLDLEIAGPVTAELSRA; encoded by the coding sequence ATGAGCACCGATCTTGAGGTGGGCTTGCGCGCCCGCGTGACCGTGCCCGGTAGCTCGGCGAACCTGGGTCCCGGCTTTGACACACTCGGTTTGGCTTTGGGGATCTACGACACCGTCGAGGTGGAAGTCACCTCCTCCGGCCTTGAGGTGGAGATCTTCGGTGAAGGTGCAGACGACTTGCCCCGCGACGGCTCCCACCTGGTGGTCAAGGCGATCCGGCAGGCGCTGAAGGCCGCCGATGTCGACGCGCCCGGGTTGAAGGTGACCTGCACGAACAATATTCCGCAGTCGCGCGGGCTTGGTTCGTCTGCCTCGGCGGCTGTGGCTGGTGTGGTTGCCGCCAATACTCTCGCCGGCGACGTGCTGGACACCGAGGAAATCGTCCAGATCAGCTCCTCGTTTGAGGGGCACCCGGATAACGCCGCGGCCAGTGTGTTGGGCCAGGCCGTGGTGAGCTGGACCGACATCCCTGTCGATGGTGTATCGCATCCCGTCTACCGCGCCGTTCAGCTTCCAGTCCACCCTGACATCAAGGCGACTGCGCTGGTCCCGAGCTTCCACGCGTCCACCAACGCGGTGCGCAAAGTGCTCCCGTCGCATGTCACCCATACGGATGCGCGGTTCAACGTTTCCCGTACCGCCGTGATGACGGTGGCGGTCCAGCACCACCCGGAGCTGCTGTGGGAAGGCACCCGCGACCGCCTCCACCAGCCCTACCGCGCCGACGTTCTGCCGGTCACGGCTGAGTGGGTCAACCGTCTGCGCAACCGCGGTTACGCCGCGTACCTGTCCGGCGCCGGTCCGACCGCTATGGTGCTCCACCGCGACCCGATCGACCCGAAAATTATCGAGTCCGCGAAGTCGGACGGTTTGCGCGTCCTCGACCTCGAGATCGCCGGGCCGGTAACGGCCGAGCTCTCCCGAGCGTAG
- the argS gene encoding arginine--tRNA ligase, translating to MTPADLAATVRAITTETLDAHGLDSSVVPETVTVERPRNPEHGDYATNVALQVAKKAGTNPRELAGWLIDALVALPEIDSADVAGPGFINLRLGAAATGGIVADILAKGEAYGSSDIYDGEKINLEFVSANPTGPIHLGGTRWAAVGDSLGRVLEFSGAEVTREYYFNDHGGQIDRFARSLVAAAKNEPTPEDGYGGEYIADIASAVVAENPGILEGDAAVVQEAFRREGVEKMFAQIKQSLHDFGTDFDVFFHENSLFESGAVDRAIQTLKDNGNLYENDGAWWLRSTDFGDDKDRVVLKSDGDAAYIAGDIAYVADKFDRGHTLAIYMLGADHHGYIARLRAAAQALGYNPEAVEVLIGQMVNLVRDGQPVKMSKRAGTVITLDDLVDVIGVDAARYSMVRSSVDSTLDIDLDLWEKQSNDNPVYYVQYGHTRLASIERKAAEAGVVLARSDDDEEVDLSLLTHEKEGDLIRTLGEFPAVVKAAAELREPHRIARYAEELASVFHKFYDACQILPKAGEDPQPIHAARLTLASASRQVLANALRLLGVTAPERM from the coding sequence ATGACCCCTGCTGACCTCGCCGCGACTGTCCGCGCCATTACTACCGAAACGCTCGATGCCCACGGGCTTGATTCCTCCGTCGTCCCGGAGACGGTCACCGTCGAGAGGCCCCGCAACCCGGAGCACGGTGATTACGCCACCAATGTCGCACTTCAGGTGGCCAAGAAAGCAGGGACGAACCCGCGGGAGCTCGCCGGCTGGCTTATCGACGCTCTTGTCGCCCTCCCCGAGATCGATTCCGCAGATGTTGCCGGCCCCGGCTTCATTAATCTGCGCCTTGGGGCTGCTGCCACCGGTGGCATTGTGGCCGACATCCTGGCGAAGGGGGAGGCCTACGGCAGCTCGGACATCTACGACGGGGAGAAAATCAACCTGGAGTTCGTCTCCGCCAACCCGACTGGCCCGATCCACCTGGGCGGCACCCGATGGGCAGCCGTCGGTGACTCGTTGGGCCGTGTGCTGGAATTCTCCGGCGCGGAGGTGACCCGCGAGTACTACTTCAACGACCACGGCGGCCAGATCGACCGCTTTGCCCGCTCCCTGGTAGCTGCAGCCAAGAATGAGCCGACCCCCGAGGACGGTTATGGCGGGGAGTACATCGCCGACATTGCCAGCGCGGTTGTCGCGGAGAACCCGGGCATCCTGGAGGGCGATGCAGCGGTAGTGCAAGAAGCTTTTCGGCGCGAGGGCGTCGAGAAGATGTTCGCGCAGATCAAACAGTCCCTGCACGACTTCGGCACCGACTTCGATGTCTTCTTCCACGAGAACTCCCTGTTCGAGTCCGGAGCTGTGGACCGTGCGATCCAGACGCTGAAGGACAACGGCAACCTCTATGAAAACGATGGAGCGTGGTGGCTGCGCTCGACCGACTTCGGCGATGACAAAGACCGCGTCGTGCTCAAGTCCGACGGTGATGCCGCATACATAGCTGGCGACATCGCGTATGTAGCAGACAAGTTCGACCGCGGACACACTCTGGCCATCTACATGCTGGGTGCGGACCACCACGGTTACATCGCCCGCCTGCGCGCAGCCGCCCAGGCGCTGGGATACAACCCGGAGGCAGTCGAGGTCCTCATCGGCCAAATGGTCAACCTGGTCCGCGACGGCCAGCCGGTGAAGATGTCCAAGCGCGCCGGGACAGTGATCACCCTCGACGACTTGGTGGATGTCATTGGTGTGGATGCCGCGCGTTATTCGATGGTGCGCTCCTCGGTCGACTCCACTCTGGACATCGACCTGGACCTGTGGGAGAAGCAGTCCAACGACAACCCCGTCTACTACGTGCAGTACGGCCACACGCGCCTGGCGTCGATCGAACGTAAGGCTGCCGAGGCCGGTGTCGTCCTCGCACGCTCGGACGACGATGAAGAAGTTGATCTGTCCTTGCTCACCCACGAGAAGGAAGGCGACCTGATTCGTACGCTGGGCGAGTTCCCTGCCGTCGTCAAGGCAGCGGCTGAGCTGCGCGAACCGCACCGTATCGCACGCTACGCCGAGGAACTGGCCAGCGTCTTCCACAAGTTCTATGACGCCTGCCAGATCCTGCCCAAGGCAGGGGAGGACCCGCAGCCGATTCACGCCGCCCGTCTCACGCTCGCCTCGGCCTCGCGCCAGGTGCTGGCCAATGCTCTGCGCCTGCTCGGCGTGACCGCTCCGGAGAGGATGTAG
- a CDS encoding L-lactate permease, translated as MGTFQIHTDAVAGSVGLSALVSVLPLLAFFVMLLGFKARAHTSGLVALGVALLVAVLGFNMPVGMAVSSAFRGGLYGLFPIVWVILTAIWFYQITVAAGRFEDLRRVFDKMGNGDVRIQTMLIAFCFGGLLEALAGFGAPVAITATMILALGIPPLKAASIVLIANTAPVAFGAVSIPITTAGEVGGRTLEQTENIAAIVGHQTPFLAFFVPFIIAFLVDGGRGVRETIPAAVTIGLSFGIAQWWTSNYFAYQLTDVIACIVALGAAFVLLQFWKPVGVPELRERLGLDQPDADVAPNAGTGTHGDDAETEVAGSTAIKTRAEAADESLPGNRVWMALMPYAVVVFIFGIANLGTTIPEWLKSFKLAIPWPGIETGSILSSTGTDVKTDYTFAYLHNPGTLLVISGLIVALVYIIFDENGRYQLNWAQVGKEFVDTAYRMRWSALTIVVVLALAYVMNYSGQTVTIGYWFAGLGAAFAFLAPMLGWIGVAVTGSDTSANALFANLQVTAAERLDLNPDLMLAANTTGGVVGKMISPQSLAIAATAVNMEGKESELFKKVVGWSFVFLLAVCTMVFLQTNVLSALAPAVG; from the coding sequence ATGGGGACCTTTCAGATTCACACCGACGCAGTAGCGGGAAGCGTAGGACTATCCGCACTTGTGTCGGTCTTGCCGCTGTTGGCGTTTTTCGTCATGCTGCTGGGTTTCAAAGCGCGCGCTCACACGTCCGGTCTGGTTGCGCTGGGCGTGGCGCTGCTTGTTGCTGTGCTCGGCTTCAATATGCCGGTCGGCATGGCAGTATCGTCCGCGTTCCGCGGCGGGCTCTACGGACTCTTCCCTATTGTCTGGGTGATCCTCACCGCGATCTGGTTCTACCAGATCACCGTGGCAGCCGGCCGGTTCGAAGACCTTCGCAGGGTGTTCGACAAAATGGGCAACGGAGATGTGCGCATCCAGACGATGCTCATCGCCTTTTGTTTCGGTGGCCTGCTTGAAGCGCTCGCAGGATTCGGCGCACCGGTGGCCATCACCGCGACGATGATTCTCGCCCTCGGCATCCCCCCGCTGAAGGCGGCATCGATTGTGCTGATCGCCAACACCGCCCCCGTTGCGTTCGGCGCGGTGTCCATCCCGATCACCACTGCCGGTGAGGTCGGTGGCCGCACTCTCGAGCAGACAGAGAACATCGCTGCGATTGTCGGCCACCAAACCCCGTTCCTGGCGTTCTTCGTGCCGTTCATCATCGCCTTCCTGGTAGACGGCGGACGCGGCGTCCGCGAGACCATCCCCGCCGCCGTCACCATCGGCCTGTCCTTCGGTATTGCACAGTGGTGGACCTCCAACTACTTCGCTTACCAGCTCACCGACGTCATCGCCTGCATCGTCGCCCTTGGCGCGGCGTTTGTTCTGCTGCAGTTCTGGAAACCGGTCGGTGTGCCGGAGCTGCGTGAGCGCCTTGGCCTTGACCAGCCGGACGCAGACGTAGCACCGAACGCGGGGACAGGAACCCACGGCGACGATGCCGAGACCGAGGTAGCTGGTTCCACCGCGATCAAGACGCGCGCTGAAGCAGCAGATGAGAGCCTTCCCGGCAACCGCGTCTGGATGGCACTGATGCCCTATGCCGTCGTGGTGTTCATCTTCGGCATTGCCAACTTGGGCACGACGATCCCTGAATGGCTGAAGTCGTTCAAACTGGCCATTCCGTGGCCGGGGATTGAGACAGGCAGCATCCTCAGCTCCACCGGCACCGACGTCAAGACCGACTACACCTTCGCCTACCTGCACAACCCGGGCACCCTGCTGGTCATCTCCGGGCTCATCGTCGCGTTGGTCTACATCATCTTCGACGAGAACGGCCGCTACCAGCTCAACTGGGCCCAGGTGGGCAAAGAATTCGTGGACACGGCCTACCGCATGCGCTGGTCCGCGCTGACCATCGTGGTGGTTCTCGCGCTTGCGTACGTGATGAACTACTCCGGCCAGACGGTGACCATTGGTTATTGGTTCGCAGGCCTCGGCGCCGCGTTTGCCTTTCTCGCTCCGATGCTGGGGTGGATCGGCGTGGCGGTCACCGGCTCGGACACGTCCGCGAACGCGCTGTTCGCCAACCTTCAGGTCACGGCCGCCGAGCGCCTGGACCTCAACCCGGATCTCATGCTGGCGGCCAACACCACCGGTGGTGTCGTGGGCAAGATGATCTCCCCGCAGTCCCTCGCCATCGCCGCCACGGCGGTGAACATGGAGGGCAAAGAGTCGGAGCTTTTCAAGAAAGTCGTCGGCTGGTCCTTCGTCTTCTTGCTGGCTGTGTGCACCATGGTCTTCCTGCAGACGAACGTGCTCAGTGCCCTAGCGCCCGCTGTGGGCTAA